One window of the Bradyrhizobium sp. NP1 genome contains the following:
- a CDS encoding efflux RND transporter permease subunit translates to MIGGGISAPFIRFPIGTSLMMAGILFVGLVAYPLLPVAPLPQVDFPTIQITATLPGASPETMATSVAQPLERQFAQIPGIAQMTSTSYLGTASVTIQFDLNRSIDGAANDVQGAINAASGQLPKNLPSPPTYRKVNPADSPILILSATSDTLPLTTVSDAIDAQLAQQISQISGVAQVFIGGQQKPSIRVQVDPAKLVAKGLSLEDVRSAIAITTVDSPKGNIDGDKRSYTIYANDQLLDSKDWNDVIIAYRNGGPLRIRDIGQAVTGPEDAKQAAWANGKRGVFLVVFKQPGANVIETVDKIKSLLPRLVAAIPPAISIEILSDRTQTIRAAVEDVQFTLALTIFLVVMVIFVFLRSFWATVIPTVTVPLALLGACALMWVFGYTLDNLSLMALTIAVGFVVDDAIVMLENITRYIEEGERPLAAAFKGASEIGFTIVSISISLVAVLIPLLLMGGIIGRLFREFAVVLAMTIFVSMVVSLTLTPMMASRFLRAHGETRHGKFYQWSERAFDGMLHAYERGLDLALRWKFTTLMIFFATVGLSVYLFVIIPKGFFPQQDVGMITSTSEASQDISFAAMKDRQEALGKIVMADPDVATSAMFIGGSGRAGNNGGIFITLKPRNERKASAQQIIARLRPKLEQVQGARLYMQAAQDVRLGGRPTRTQFEFTLQDANLAELNEWAPKILAKMQTLPQLRDVATDQQSQGTTLDLKINRDTASRYGIQPQLIDDTLYDAFGQRQVTQYFTQLNSYHVILEILPELQGKLDSLDKIYIKSPTTGDQVPLATFAKWTTVPVRPLSISHQGQFPAITISFNLAQGVALGQATDAIQKAMVDLGAPATLNSSFQGTAQAFQQSLGTVPLLILAALVVVYLILGILYESYIHPLTILSTLPSAGVGALAILMAFGYDFSLIALIGIILLIGIVKKNGIMMVDFAIAAERDEHLTPEQSIRRAALLRFRPIMMTTMAAMLGGVPLMLGTGTGSEIRQPLGYAMVGGLIVSQALTLFTTPVIYLYLDRLNNAFANWGSSDATPDEGDAEHGSVKQAAE, encoded by the coding sequence ATGATCGGCGGCGGGATTTCAGCACCCTTCATCCGCTTCCCCATCGGCACCTCGCTGATGATGGCCGGCATCCTGTTTGTCGGCCTCGTCGCTTATCCCCTGCTCCCGGTCGCGCCGCTGCCGCAGGTCGACTTCCCGACCATCCAGATCACCGCGACGCTGCCGGGCGCGAGCCCCGAAACCATGGCGACCTCGGTGGCGCAGCCGCTGGAACGGCAGTTCGCGCAGATCCCGGGCATCGCCCAGATGACCTCGACGAGCTATCTCGGCACGGCGAGCGTCACCATCCAGTTCGACCTCAACCGCTCCATCGACGGCGCCGCCAACGACGTGCAGGGCGCGATCAACGCCGCCAGCGGCCAGTTGCCGAAAAACCTGCCCTCGCCGCCGACCTATCGCAAGGTCAATCCGGCGGATTCCCCGATCCTGATCCTGTCGGCGACCTCGGACACGCTGCCGCTCACCACCGTCAGCGACGCGATCGACGCGCAGCTCGCCCAGCAGATCAGCCAAATCTCCGGCGTCGCCCAGGTCTTCATCGGCGGCCAGCAGAAACCCTCGATCCGCGTCCAGGTCGACCCGGCGAAGCTCGTGGCCAAGGGCCTGTCGCTGGAAGACGTGCGCAGCGCCATCGCGATCACCACGGTCGACAGCCCCAAGGGCAATATCGACGGCGACAAGCGCTCCTACACCATCTACGCCAACGACCAGCTCCTCGACTCCAAGGACTGGAACGACGTCATCATCGCCTACCGCAACGGCGGACCGTTGCGGATCCGCGACATCGGCCAGGCGGTGACCGGACCGGAGGACGCCAAGCAGGCCGCCTGGGCCAACGGCAAGCGCGGCGTGTTCCTGGTGGTGTTCAAGCAGCCCGGCGCCAACGTCATCGAGACCGTCGACAAGATCAAATCGCTGCTGCCGCGGCTGGTGGCGGCGATCCCGCCGGCCATCAGCATCGAGATCCTCTCAGACCGCACCCAGACCATCCGCGCCGCGGTTGAGGACGTCCAGTTCACGCTGGCCCTGACCATCTTCCTGGTAGTGATGGTCATCTTCGTCTTCCTGCGCAGCTTCTGGGCGACCGTCATCCCGACCGTGACCGTACCGCTGGCGCTGTTAGGTGCCTGCGCGCTGATGTGGGTGTTCGGCTACACGCTCGACAACCTGTCGCTGATGGCGCTCACCATCGCGGTCGGCTTCGTGGTCGACGATGCCATCGTGATGCTGGAAAACATCACCCGCTACATCGAGGAAGGCGAGCGGCCGCTTGCCGCCGCTTTCAAGGGCGCAAGCGAAATCGGTTTCACCATCGTGTCGATCAGCATCTCGCTGGTGGCCGTGCTGATCCCGCTGCTGCTGATGGGCGGCATCATCGGCCGCCTGTTCCGCGAATTCGCGGTCGTGCTGGCGATGACGATCTTTGTCTCCATGGTGGTGTCGCTGACGTTGACGCCGATGATGGCCTCGCGCTTCCTGCGCGCGCACGGCGAAACCAGGCACGGCAAGTTCTACCAATGGAGCGAACGCGCCTTCGACGGGATGCTGCACGCCTATGAGCGCGGCCTCGACCTTGCGCTGCGCTGGAAGTTCACCACGCTGATGATCTTCTTCGCGACCGTCGGCCTGTCGGTCTATCTGTTCGTGATCATCCCGAAGGGCTTCTTCCCGCAACAGGACGTCGGCATGATCACGTCGACCTCCGAAGCCTCGCAGGACATTTCCTTCGCGGCCATGAAGGACCGCCAGGAAGCGCTCGGCAAGATCGTGATGGCCGACCCCGATGTCGCCACCTCCGCGATGTTTATCGGTGGCAGCGGCCGGGCCGGCAACAATGGCGGCATCTTCATCACGCTGAAACCGCGCAACGAACGCAAGGCCAGCGCCCAGCAGATCATTGCGCGGCTCCGCCCCAAGCTGGAGCAGGTCCAGGGTGCCCGGCTTTACATGCAGGCGGCGCAGGACGTGCGGCTGGGCGGCCGGCCGACCCGCACCCAGTTCGAATTCACGCTGCAGGACGCCAACCTCGCCGAGCTCAACGAATGGGCGCCCAAGATTCTGGCGAAGATGCAGACGCTGCCGCAGCTGCGGGACGTCGCGACCGACCAGCAAAGCCAGGGCACGACGCTGGACCTGAAGATCAACCGCGACACCGCCTCGCGCTATGGCATCCAGCCGCAGCTGATCGACGACACGCTGTATGACGCGTTCGGCCAGCGCCAGGTCACGCAATATTTCACCCAGCTCAACAGCTATCACGTGATCCTGGAAATCCTGCCCGAGCTTCAGGGCAAGCTGGATTCGCTGGACAAGATCTACATCAAGTCGCCGACCACCGGCGATCAGGTGCCGCTTGCGACCTTCGCGAAATGGACCACCGTGCCGGTCCGGCCGCTCTCGATCAGCCACCAGGGCCAGTTCCCGGCGATCACCATCAGCTTCAACCTCGCGCAGGGCGTGGCGCTCGGCCAGGCCACCGATGCGATCCAGAAGGCGATGGTCGACCTCGGCGCGCCCGCGACCCTCAATTCGAGCTTCCAGGGCACCGCGCAGGCGTTCCAGCAGTCGCTTGGCACCGTGCCGCTCCTGATCCTGGCCGCGCTGGTCGTGGTCTATCTGATCCTCGGCATCCTCTATGAGAGCTACATCCACCCGCTGACCATTTTGTCGACGCTGCCCTCGGCGGGCGTCGGCGCGCTCGCGATCCTGATGGCGTTCGGCTACGACTTCAGCCTGATCGCGCTGATCGGCATCATCCTTCTGATCGGCATCGTCAAGAAGAACGGCATCATGATGGTCGACTTCGCCATCGCCGCCGAGCGCGACGAGCACCTCACGCCGGAGCAGTCGATCCGCCGGGCGGCCCTGCTGCGCTTCCGGCCGATCATGATGACCACCATGGCGGCGATGCTCGGCGGCGTGCCGCTGATGCTCGGCACCGGCACCGGCTCGGAAATCCGCCAGCCGCTGGGCTATGCCATGGTCGGCGGCCTGATCGTCAGCCAGGCGCTGACGCTGTTCACGACGCCGGTCATCTACCTCTATCTCGACCGGCTGAACAACGCGTTTGCGAATTGGGGCAGCTCCGATGCAACGCCTGATGAGGGCGATGCCGAGCACGGCTCGGTCAAGCAGGCCGCCGAATAG
- a CDS encoding arylsulfatase, with amino-acid sequence MGAASDTPFGGTIGKTVASSKPWWPTAIKPPAGAPNILVVLFDDVGFSDFGCYGSPIRTPTIDRLAAEGLRYSGFHTTAMCSTTRAALLTGRNHHSVGVGCLANFDSGYPGYRGKIAREAGTLAEMLRAHAYRNYMVGKWHVTPLTESGATGPFDGWPLGRGFDRFYGFLDAETDQYAPELVSDNTHIDPPGNHASGYHLTADLVDQAIRFIGDHIADRPDLPWLTWVAFGACHAPHQAPADIIAGYDEVFADGWDIERDRRLARQKAMGLVPQTTRLPPRNDGVKAWDEHSDDEQRVFTRLQAAFAGMLDHADRHLARLIAFLEKSGVRDDTLVIVMSDNGASQEGGPLGFINAMGPYNFKPEPVSEKLARIDDIGGPDTHSNFPHGWAMASNTPLRRYKQNTHGGGIRDPFVLSWPKRIEAGGEMRHQFVHACDLVPTLLELVGIDAPKEIAGCPQMPLEGESFARSIKDAGAPSKASPQYFEMFGHRGLWRGGWKAVTYHPPGTPFENDQWELFHLDQDFSETSDLAAREPERLAEMVALWWSEAEKHKVLPLDDRFGPRFAENAARFQGARNRFTFHAGMGHVPTDVAPDVRSRSYTVEAHVEIDAGGAEGVLIAHGDATSGYSLYIKDGFLVHDLNIGGSHQVVRSERKVGSGARCLGVRVERLVRKEPPAKGARTGVSEYTLLIDGEPAGSLQTQLGFHNLISWSGLDIGRDRGSPVSHYEAPFEFTGALAKVTVVMHEDQKLDGEAVGNAQMARQ; translated from the coding sequence ATGGGCGCAGCCAGCGACACGCCGTTTGGCGGCACGATCGGCAAGACGGTTGCGAGCTCAAAACCCTGGTGGCCGACGGCCATCAAGCCGCCGGCCGGCGCGCCCAACATCCTGGTCGTACTGTTCGACGATGTCGGCTTCTCCGATTTCGGCTGCTACGGCTCGCCGATCAGGACCCCGACCATCGATCGGCTTGCCGCCGAAGGCCTGCGCTATTCCGGCTTCCACACCACGGCGATGTGCTCGACCACGCGCGCGGCGCTGCTCACCGGGCGCAACCATCATTCGGTCGGCGTCGGCTGCCTCGCCAATTTCGATTCCGGCTATCCCGGCTACCGCGGCAAGATCGCCCGCGAGGCGGGAACGCTTGCGGAAATGCTGCGGGCGCACGCCTATCGCAACTACATGGTCGGCAAGTGGCACGTCACCCCGCTCACCGAGAGCGGCGCGACCGGGCCGTTCGACGGCTGGCCGCTCGGCCGCGGCTTCGACCGCTTCTACGGCTTCCTCGACGCCGAGACCGACCAGTACGCGCCGGAGCTCGTGTCAGACAACACGCATATTGATCCGCCGGGCAACCATGCCAGCGGCTATCATCTGACCGCCGACCTCGTCGACCAGGCGATCCGCTTCATCGGCGACCACATCGCTGATCGGCCCGATCTGCCGTGGCTGACCTGGGTCGCGTTCGGCGCCTGCCACGCGCCGCATCAGGCTCCCGCCGACATCATCGCGGGCTACGACGAGGTCTTCGCGGATGGCTGGGACATCGAGCGCGACCGCCGCCTGGCGCGGCAGAAGGCGATGGGGCTTGTGCCCCAGACCACCCGATTGCCGCCGCGCAATGACGGCGTGAAAGCCTGGGACGAGCACAGCGACGACGAGCAGCGCGTCTTCACGCGCCTGCAGGCCGCCTTCGCCGGCATGCTCGACCATGCCGATCGCCATCTCGCCCGCCTGATCGCCTTTCTGGAGAAATCAGGCGTCCGCGACGACACGCTCGTCATCGTGATGTCGGACAACGGCGCCAGCCAGGAGGGCGGCCCGCTCGGCTTCATCAACGCGATGGGGCCGTACAATTTCAAGCCCGAGCCTGTCAGCGAGAAGCTTGCCCGCATCGACGACATCGGCGGCCCCGATACGCATTCCAATTTCCCGCATGGCTGGGCGATGGCCTCGAACACGCCGCTGCGCCGCTACAAGCAGAACACCCATGGTGGCGGCATCCGCGATCCCTTCGTCCTGTCCTGGCCGAAGCGCATCGAGGCTGGGGGCGAGATGCGCCACCAGTTCGTCCATGCCTGCGACCTGGTGCCGACACTGCTCGAGCTTGTCGGCATCGACGCGCCGAAGGAGATCGCGGGATGTCCGCAGATGCCGCTCGAAGGCGAGAGCTTTGCGCGCTCGATCAAGGATGCCGGGGCGCCGTCAAAAGCCTCGCCGCAATATTTCGAGATGTTCGGCCATCGCGGGCTCTGGCGGGGCGGCTGGAAGGCCGTCACCTATCATCCGCCGGGCACGCCGTTCGAGAACGACCAGTGGGAGCTGTTTCATCTCGACCAGGATTTTTCCGAAACCAGCGATCTGGCGGCCAGGGAACCCGAACGGCTCGCCGAGATGGTCGCCCTGTGGTGGAGCGAGGCCGAGAAGCACAAGGTGCTGCCGCTCGACGACCGCTTCGGCCCGCGCTTTGCCGAGAACGCCGCGCGCTTCCAGGGCGCGCGCAACCGCTTCACCTTCCACGCCGGCATGGGCCATGTGCCGACCGACGTCGCCCCCGATGTGCGCAGCCGCAGCTACACCGTCGAGGCGCATGTGGAGATCGACGCCGGCGGCGCCGAGGGCGTGCTGATCGCCCATGGCGACGCCACCTCCGGCTACAGCCTCTACATCAAGGACGGCTTCCTGGTGCACGATCTCAATATCGGCGGTTCGCATCAGGTCGTGCGCTCGGAGCGCAAGGTGGGATCAGGTGCGCGCTGCCTCGGCGTTCGTGTCGAGCGGCTGGTGCGCAAGGAGCCGCCGGCGAAGGGCGCGCGCACAGGGGTGAGCGAATACACGCTGCTGATCGACGGCGAGCCCGCCGGCAGCCTGCAGACCCAGCTCGGCTTCCACAATTTGATCTCGTGGTCGGGGCTCGACATCGGGCGCGACCGCGGCAGCCCGGTGTCGCATTACGAGGCCCCGTTCGAATTCACAGGCGCGCTCGCCAAGGTCACGGTCGTTATGCATGAGGACCAGAAGCTCGACGGCGAGGCGGTCGGCAATGCGCAGATGGCAAGGCAGTAG
- a CDS encoding TetR/AcrR family transcriptional regulator, translated as MRLETGELDLPGVTPSRQKRSRATTLALLEAGADMLRTRGLTELSIEALCAKVGGTVGAFYSRFESKEAYFNALMEIAARDGARRLAALDRRGTPGDAELADLCRGIVSGIVGWIRTHEGVLRAALQHDDTRPDKWTPFKRLARSNAERATPLLLPLMGKGRKAAKTRAIAFGFQVVLGTLVNAIINDPGPLSLHDKEMETRLASCLVLLLEAEAG; from the coding sequence ATGCGGCTGGAAACAGGAGAACTCGACCTCCCCGGTGTCACCCCGTCGCGGCAGAAGCGCAGCCGCGCGACGACGCTGGCGCTACTCGAAGCCGGCGCCGACATGCTGAGGACCCGCGGCCTCACGGAGCTTTCGATCGAAGCCCTCTGCGCCAAGGTCGGCGGCACCGTGGGCGCCTTCTACAGCCGGTTCGAGAGCAAGGAGGCCTATTTCAACGCCCTGATGGAGATCGCCGCGCGCGACGGGGCGCGCCGGCTTGCCGCACTCGATCGGCGCGGCACGCCCGGCGACGCCGAGCTTGCCGATCTCTGCCGCGGGATCGTCAGCGGCATCGTCGGCTGGATCCGCACACATGAGGGCGTGCTGCGCGCGGCGCTCCAGCACGACGACACAAGGCCGGACAAATGGACGCCGTTCAAGCGGCTCGCGCGCTCAAACGCCGAACGCGCCACCCCTCTCCTGCTGCCGCTCATGGGCAAGGGCCGCAAGGCCGCCAAGACGCGCGCCATCGCGTTCGGATTCCAGGTCGTGCTGGGAACGCTGGTGAATGCGATCATCAATGATCCCGGCCCGCTGTCGCTGCATGACAAGGAGATGGAGACGCGGCTTGCGAGCTGCCTCGTGCTGCTGCTGGAGGCGGAGGCGGGTTGA
- a CDS encoding ABC transporter ATP-binding protein, with protein MTGPLLRIEHLEVRYGDLIGVSDVSLEVPEGSVVALLGSNGGGKTTTLNAIAGLIPVHSGSISFRGEAIAGQSAFAIVRKGLALSPEGWRLFVQQSVENNLLLGATPLRDKARAAALLERVYGVFPQLKERRKQRAGTMSGGERQMLAVGRALMSDPKLLMLDEPSLGLAPAVVETMYETFGRLHREGLTLLLAEQSIELALEVADFATVLQVGKSVLSGTAKALAEDPQVQKAYLGTA; from the coding sequence ATGACCGGACCGCTGCTCAGGATCGAGCATCTGGAGGTGCGCTACGGCGACCTGATTGGCGTGTCCGACGTGTCGCTGGAGGTGCCCGAGGGCAGCGTGGTGGCGCTGCTCGGCTCCAACGGCGGCGGCAAGACCACGACGCTCAACGCCATCGCCGGGCTGATCCCGGTGCACTCGGGCTCGATCAGCTTTCGCGGCGAGGCCATCGCGGGGCAGAGCGCCTTTGCGATCGTGCGCAAGGGGCTCGCGCTGTCGCCGGAAGGCTGGCGGCTGTTCGTGCAGCAGAGCGTGGAGAACAATCTGCTGCTCGGCGCCACGCCGCTGCGCGACAAGGCGCGCGCCGCGGCGCTGCTGGAGCGCGTATACGGAGTCTTTCCGCAGTTGAAGGAGCGGCGCAAGCAGCGCGCCGGCACCATGTCGGGCGGCGAACGGCAGATGCTCGCGGTCGGCCGGGCCTTGATGAGCGACCCGAAGCTCTTGATGCTTGATGAGCCGTCGCTCGGCCTGGCACCGGCGGTGGTGGAGACGATGTACGAGACTTTTGGCCGGCTGCATCGCGAGGGCCTGACGCTCCTGCTCGCCGAGCAGTCGATCGAGCTTGCGCTGGAGGTCGCCGACTTCGCAACCGTGCTGCAGGTCGGAAAGAGCGTGCTGTCGGGCACCGCGAAAGCCCTCGCCGAGGACCCGCAGGTGCAGAAGGCCTATCTCGGGACGGCCTGA
- a CDS encoding ABC transporter ATP-binding protein has protein sequence MLLEARGITKAFGSFKAVDSASVTLEQGDILGLIGPNGAGKSTFFNCLTGDLASTSGTVRFDGHDITALSPEARAALGLARTFQVPLTFEGMSVKENVMIGAFLRTSHRAEAEAKARAVLARVGMARLADAPARSLGTPGRKRLEIARALATEPKVLLLDEAMAGLTQREVQLAIELVRDIHRSGITLVIVEHIMEVIMSLASRVVVFHQGREIARGTPREVTSNPAVIAAYLGTRAAKAAAGHTPIELMGVPEPRADEP, from the coding sequence ATGCTGCTTGAGGCACGCGGCATCACCAAGGCGTTCGGCAGCTTCAAGGCGGTCGATTCCGCAAGCGTCACGCTGGAGCAGGGCGACATCCTCGGCCTGATCGGGCCGAACGGCGCCGGAAAATCCACCTTCTTCAACTGCCTGACCGGCGATCTCGCCTCGACCTCCGGCACCGTGCGGTTCGACGGCCACGACATCACGGCGCTCTCGCCGGAAGCGCGCGCAGCCCTCGGGCTCGCGCGTACCTTCCAGGTGCCGCTGACCTTCGAGGGCATGTCGGTCAAGGAGAACGTGATGATCGGCGCCTTCCTGCGCACGTCGCATCGCGCGGAGGCGGAGGCAAAGGCGCGCGCGGTGCTGGCGCGCGTCGGCATGGCGCGCCTTGCGGATGCGCCGGCACGCTCGCTCGGCACGCCGGGCCGCAAGCGGCTGGAGATTGCGCGCGCGCTTGCGACCGAACCGAAGGTCCTGCTGCTCGACGAGGCCATGGCCGGGCTGACCCAGCGCGAGGTGCAGCTTGCGATCGAACTGGTGCGCGATATCCACCGCTCCGGCATCACGCTCGTGATCGTCGAGCACATCATGGAAGTGATCATGTCGCTGGCGAGCCGGGTCGTGGTGTTCCACCAGGGCCGCGAGATCGCGCGCGGCACCCCGCGTGAGGTCACCAGCAACCCCGCCGTGATCGCCGCCTATCTCGGCACGCGCGCCGCCAAGGCTGCCGCCGGCCACACCCCGATCGAGCTGATGGGCGTCCCCGAGCCACGAGCGGACGAACCATGA
- a CDS encoding branched-chain amino acid ABC transporter permease → MRRLVWLSVGLALVIAYPLLFSTPFQQRLGALVLLYAIAASAWNIIGGYAGQVSVGHVVFFGCGAYAAMGAYTHFALSPLVGIPAGIVFSVAIAAVIGVPTLRLSGHYFSMATIAVAELARLIVTNTTYLGAAVGLSGPPVPRNVFDLSFISALPYYYLFLAILLITLAITWWMTNSRIGFYLRAIKDSERAARSLGAPASRTKLYAFMLSAGLTSIAGALYAMMFGFVDPESGLGILISVKMLIMAALGGAGLLFGPLVGAAILVPLEEISNSLLGGKGAGLTFVVYGAIIVLIARFQPGGILTLIRQLLEKRRKAPEGEAGAGHAA, encoded by the coding sequence ATGCGGCGGCTCGTCTGGCTTTCCGTCGGGCTTGCGCTGGTGATCGCCTATCCGCTGCTGTTCTCGACCCCGTTCCAGCAGCGTCTCGGCGCGCTGGTGCTGCTCTATGCCATCGCGGCTTCGGCCTGGAACATCATCGGCGGCTATGCCGGACAGGTCTCGGTCGGCCATGTCGTGTTCTTCGGCTGCGGCGCCTATGCCGCGATGGGCGCCTACACCCATTTCGCGCTGTCGCCGCTGGTCGGCATTCCCGCCGGCATCGTGTTCAGCGTCGCGATCGCGGCCGTGATCGGCGTGCCGACGCTGCGGCTGTCCGGCCATTATTTCAGCATGGCAACCATCGCGGTCGCCGAGCTTGCGCGCCTCATCGTCACCAACACCACCTATCTCGGGGCGGCGGTGGGCCTCAGCGGCCCGCCGGTGCCGCGCAACGTCTTCGATCTCTCCTTCATCTCGGCGCTGCCTTACTACTATCTGTTTCTGGCGATCCTCCTCATCACGCTCGCGATCACCTGGTGGATGACCAACAGCCGGATCGGCTTCTACCTGCGCGCCATCAAGGACTCCGAACGCGCCGCGCGCTCGCTCGGCGCGCCCGCAAGCCGCACCAAGCTCTACGCCTTCATGCTGAGCGCGGGGCTCACCAGCATTGCCGGTGCGCTCTATGCGATGATGTTCGGCTTCGTCGACCCGGAGTCGGGGCTCGGCATCCTGATCTCGGTGAAGATGCTGATCATGGCGGCGCTCGGCGGGGCCGGCCTCCTGTTCGGGCCGCTGGTTGGCGCCGCGATCCTGGTGCCGCTGGAAGAAATCTCCAACAGCCTGCTCGGCGGCAAGGGAGCCGGGCTCACCTTCGTGGTCTATGGCGCGATCATCGTCCTGATCGCGCGCTTCCAGCCGGGCGGCATTCTGACGCTGATCAGGCAGTTGCTCGAGAAGCGCCGCAAGGCGCCGGAAGGCGAGGCGGGAGCCGGCCATGCTGCTTGA
- a CDS encoding branched-chain amino acid ABC transporter permease, with amino-acid sequence MSLVLVQVIVGGLLLGAVYALFSSGLTLVWGMMNVVNFAHGDFVMLGMYVAYVVYTLLGAGPLVGAPLAMLVLATLGVLIYFALIRHVMKGPMLAQILGTFGLALLLRYSVFWWFGANFLTLPENLVGGTLDLFGIRIQASRLLAGVVALAVTLGLHWLLTRTSLGSKMLAVAEDSTAAQLMGIRPDSMQAVAWAIAAGATGLAGALIATFFYIVPTVGETLAIVAFVTVSLGGFGSVPGALVAGLLIGVIESLSAYLIGAVYKDIVVYTLFLGFLWFRPQGLMGKM; translated from the coding sequence ATGTCCCTTGTTCTTGTCCAGGTGATTGTCGGCGGTCTGCTGCTCGGCGCGGTCTACGCGCTGTTCTCCTCGGGCCTGACGCTGGTCTGGGGCATGATGAACGTCGTGAATTTCGCGCACGGCGATTTTGTGATGCTCGGCATGTACGTCGCCTATGTCGTCTACACGCTGCTCGGCGCAGGACCCCTGGTCGGCGCGCCGCTCGCGATGCTGGTGCTGGCGACGCTCGGCGTCCTCATCTATTTCGCGCTGATCCGGCACGTCATGAAGGGGCCGATGCTGGCGCAGATCCTCGGCACCTTCGGGCTGGCGTTGCTGCTGCGCTACTCGGTGTTCTGGTGGTTCGGCGCAAACTTTCTGACGCTGCCGGAAAACCTGGTCGGCGGCACGCTCGACCTGTTCGGCATCCGCATCCAGGCTTCGCGGCTGCTCGCGGGCGTGGTCGCACTCGCCGTGACGCTCGGCCTGCACTGGCTTCTGACCCGCACCTCGCTCGGCTCCAAGATGCTGGCGGTCGCGGAGGATTCCACCGCCGCGCAGCTGATGGGCATCCGCCCCGACAGCATGCAGGCCGTGGCCTGGGCGATCGCCGCCGGCGCCACGGGGCTCGCCGGCGCGCTGATCGCGACCTTCTTCTACATCGTGCCGACGGTCGGCGAGACGCTCGCCATCGTTGCCTTCGTCACGGTGTCGCTCGGCGGCTTCGGCAGCGTGCCCGGCGCGCTGGTCGCGGGTCTCCTGATCGGCGTGATCGAGTCGCTGTCGGCCTATCTGATCGGTGCGGTCTACAAGGACATCGTGGTCTACACGCTGTTCCTCGGTTTCCTCTGGTTCCGGCCGCAGGGCCTGATGGGCAAGATGTGA
- a CDS encoding ABC transporter substrate-binding protein gives MKLRHIIGLLCAAAMSAVFAGEAAAQDKTVKIGAIFPLSGNAASAGIHAKAAIEVAVDIINNAHPEFGDFPLAKNAGLAGLGGAKLDVVFADNQGSPATGQNQALRLVTEEKVVALTGAYQSGITLTASAIAEKYGIPFVNGESVAANLTERGFKWFFRTTPVATDFARIYYDFLAQMKAAGVKTDNVAVVHDNTEYGTSVSSVIASVFKEKGQNIALDIAYGVNATDVQSQVLQLKEKKPDVVIMVAYTSDAILYAKTMQALDYKPPMIIGDDSGYSDPSFIKAVGKISQGVFNRSSWSVGPPGSPTAIIAEMYKKKSGDDLDDTAGRQMQALFVLADAIDRAGSTDPAKIQAALRATDLKPDQLMMGYKGVKFDEKGQNTLASGVMIQLQDGENYVAVWPKSATTKEAATPYKGW, from the coding sequence ATGAAATTGAGGCATATCATCGGGCTGCTTTGCGCCGCCGCGATGTCGGCTGTGTTCGCGGGCGAAGCCGCAGCGCAGGACAAGACGGTCAAGATCGGCGCCATCTTCCCCTTGAGCGGCAATGCGGCGAGCGCCGGCATCCATGCCAAGGCCGCGATCGAGGTCGCGGTCGACATCATCAACAATGCGCATCCCGAGTTTGGCGATTTCCCGCTGGCGAAGAATGCGGGACTCGCCGGGCTCGGCGGCGCCAAGCTCGACGTCGTGTTCGCCGACAACCAGGGCAGCCCCGCTACCGGCCAGAACCAGGCGCTGCGCCTGGTCACCGAGGAGAAGGTGGTCGCGCTCACCGGCGCCTATCAGTCCGGCATCACGCTCACCGCGAGCGCGATCGCGGAGAAATACGGCATTCCCTTCGTCAATGGCGAGTCGGTCGCCGCCAACCTGACCGAGCGCGGCTTCAAATGGTTCTTCCGCACCACGCCGGTCGCAACCGACTTCGCCCGGATCTATTACGACTTTCTCGCCCAGATGAAAGCGGCTGGCGTCAAGACCGACAATGTCGCCGTCGTCCACGACAACACGGAGTACGGCACCTCGGTCTCCAGCGTGATCGCCAGCGTGTTCAAGGAAAAGGGCCAGAACATCGCGCTCGACATCGCCTATGGCGTGAATGCCACCGACGTGCAGAGCCAGGTGCTTCAACTCAAGGAGAAGAAGCCCGACGTCGTGATCATGGTCGCCTATACGTCGGATGCGATCCTCTATGCCAAGACCATGCAGGCGCTCGACTACAAGCCGCCGATGATCATCGGCGACGATTCCGGCTATTCCGATCCGTCCTTCATCAAGGCGGTCGGCAAGATTTCGCAAGGCGTCTTCAACCGCTCGTCCTGGAGCGTCGGCCCGCCGGGCTCGCCGACGGCAATCATCGCCGAGATGTACAAGAAGAAGAGCGGCGACGATCTGGACGACACCGCCGGGCGGCAGATGCAGGCGCTTTTCGTGCTGGCGGACGCGATCGACCGCGCGGGCTCGACCGATCCGGCCAAGATCCAGGCGGCGCTGCGCGCAACCGACCTCAAGCCGGATCAGCTGATGATGGGCTACAAGGGCGTCAAGTTCGACGAGAAGGGCCAGAACACGCTCGCCTCGGGCGTCATGATCCAGCTCCAGGATGGCGAGAACTATGTCGCGGTCTGGCCGAAGAGCGCGACCACCAAGGAGGCGGCCACGCCATACAAGGGCTGGTAG